A region from the Kineothrix sp. IPX-CK genome encodes:
- a CDS encoding GNAT family N-acetyltransferase, with the protein MTEGEFSYEIRMAYEDEWEESVALAWKTFLQFEAEDYEPEGVRSFENFITDNALRRMFIMGAYQMFVALKDSKIVGMITVRSNSHISLLFVDERHHRKGVGRALMYRLCEYLKTELGIERVTVNSSPFGVGFYHRLGFKDLQSEQTADGIRYTPMELTI; encoded by the coding sequence ATGACAGAGGGTGAATTCTCTTACGAGATTCGTATGGCTTATGAGGATGAGTGGGAAGAATCGGTGGCATTGGCATGGAAGACTTTTCTTCAATTTGAAGCGGAGGATTATGAACCTGAAGGAGTCAGAAGTTTTGAGAATTTCATAACTGACAACGCGTTGCGTCGTATGTTTATTATGGGTGCTTATCAGATGTTCGTCGCGCTTAAGGACAGCAAGATAGTCGGTATGATCACGGTAAGAAGCAATTCTCACATATCACTTTTGTTTGTGGATGAGAGGCACCATAGAAAAGGGGTAGGACGGGCACTGATGTATCGCCTGTGCGAATATCTCAAAACTGAATTAGGAATCGAAAGAGTTACGGTAAACTCCTCTCCTTTCGGAGTGGGGTTTTACCATAGATTGGGCTTTAAGGATTTGCAGTCGGAGCAGACAGCCGACGGTATTCGTTATACACCTATGGAATTGACTATATAA
- a CDS encoding YesL family protein: MGKFFDMDSPVMRFLTVMADLMILNILTIICCIPIFTIGASLTGLNYVLLKMARNEEGYIVRSFFKSFKQNFKQATIIWLIILVFILVFAGDILIFNYAAMEFPKALKIFLFVLGLFMMMVVVYVFPVLSRFDNTVMNTIKNSLFMSILSFPKTILMLLLYAVPIVLFYVTPMAVPLIFMFGISVPAYFSAKLYSGTFKKFEPEEEPVKDRFETISENDEVN, encoded by the coding sequence ATGGGTAAGTTTTTTGATATGGACAGTCCGGTCATGCGTTTCTTGACCGTCATGGCGGATTTAATGATTTTGAACATTTTGACAATAATTTGTTGTATTCCGATTTTTACGATAGGAGCGTCTTTGACTGGACTGAACTATGTATTGCTCAAGATGGCGCGCAATGAGGAGGGTTATATCGTAAGGTCGTTTTTTAAGTCCTTCAAGCAGAACTTTAAGCAGGCAACTATCATATGGCTGATCATCTTAGTGTTTATCTTAGTTTTTGCCGGAGACATTTTGATTTTCAACTATGCGGCGATGGAATTTCCTAAGGCCCTTAAAATCTTTTTATTCGTGCTGGGATTGTTCATGATGATGGTTGTTGTTTACGTATTCCCGGTGCTTTCCAGATTTGACAATACGGTAATGAATACGATTAAGAATTCCTTATTCATGTCAATTTTAAGTTTTCCGAAGACGATTCTTATGCTGCTTCTATATGCGGTTCCAATTGTGCTGTTTTATGTTACTCCTATGGCGGTTCCTCTCATTTTTATGTTTGGAATCTCAGTGCCGGCTTATTTTTCCGCGAAGCTTTACAGCGGAACCTTTAAAAAATTTGAACCTGAAGAAGAACCTGTAAAGGATAGATTTGAAACTATTAGCGAAAACGATGAGGTAAATTGA